The Conger conger chromosome 11, fConCon1.1, whole genome shotgun sequence genome includes the window CTTTTATAAGGATATCCACTATAGACCTATCCATTAGTACAGTTACTACCCTGTTCACATTGCTGCTGCATTACCCATACATTTACTTTGTCTCTGCTTACTGTGCATTTATACTGTATCGACTTTTTGTACGCCTTCTACTGTAAGAATTTTATAAAGTGTTTTACACATCCCAAGGACATGGAAAGGCAttcaatatattattattattattattattattattattaagagaaCATGTTCTTTGTGAGAAATTACAGTTACATTTATCAGTCAGTGTCTgtcaagcaaaaaaagaaaaatagtacACTGTGCAGAGGTTCAGACACAATGTACATGTTAACCCATTTTAGGACACTTTAAGCTAATATTGCATTTACACAGTATGATACCAGAATCATGAGGGAATATAAACTTCAACAACAACATTATGGAATTGAACATAAAACACTTGTCGGTCAAAATGCTTCTTTTTCCATAGTCAGGTCAAGTGGGAAGAAAGCACGACAGTTATGGTCCTGAGGATGCGGACCCTGCTTTCATTCTGACAAGACACACAGCTCTTGCATGCTACTGCGTTCCAAGACCAGACGGAAAAGGGCGAAAGCTATTTCAGCTGCTACGTAACATCTCTTTCAATGATATGTGCCTTTATGTGGAAGAGGGATACCGTTAATGGGGTGGAGGTCTGCGGACAGGTTATAAAACCAGACCAGCCTACATGAAGGTCTCATGCTTACTTGACACACTTatgtgtcagccaaatgacatgtaatgcaaCTTATCTGTGACTCACTGGTACTGAAAAACTCATTCTAAAGTCATCCATATGTGCACAGACGCTCTTTTGTTCATTCACACTGCCATTTTATATCCTAATTGAGACTTAAACAaagtaatatttaataatgttaAATAAAGCTGGACAGTTTCGGCACTTTAATACTATACACTTCTGTGCAATAACTGTACCTTTGTCAGTTATGACATGTCAGTAATGATGCACACCTTCCTCTGGGAGGTTTGCAGGCAAGGGGAGAGGATAAAAACAGGCAATGAAAAAGATTATCAGATCAGATAGGTAGTAATTCAACAGCACTACTAACTCTGGACAGGGTACAAAGCTTCCATTTTCTTAAACGTTTTCTTCTTGATGTTAATGACGGTGTGATTTTTGCAATGATTCAGACTACTTCTGATTCATAATTTATCAGTTTTGAGCATTGGGGAACTGTGAAAATGTGCCACACCGTTACTGTGGTACAGAGGGTGTGTACCGCTCTCCGGAGATGCGTTTAGCATCGCTCAGAACCAAGGTTGCCTGCAGAGCACTCACCACATAATTaagcagtttatttatttatatgaggAGTTCCTGAGGACGCCACGCACTGTAAAGACCTTAGTCTGACCTGTGTGCACAGCGCTGAATGCTAAAATTGTTCTGTGTTTAAAAGTGCAGATCGGGAGGTGCGTGCTTTAGCAGTGCTCTGATTTAAGGCTAAAAGCTATTGAGTAAAAGACATGTCACACAACGCTTCAATATGATGCTTATAGcagtaaaacagaaaaaagctgaaaagaagTATAGATACATTATCCTGGAAATATGTGAGGAAGATAAAGGTCTCACTTCAGTGTCATCACAAAGCTGTCTATACGGTACataattaaactgaaataaGTAAGTCCAAAGTTTACTGCAGTTAAGAAGTCAGTAGATGTCACAGATTGTCTACTTTGtggatatttgttttttttactgatcaatacaaaaatgtccTTTGGTATTAAGTCGTAAAATTTTTCCTGATTTGATCTTTGAGGATCCACAGCTTCTGTTGTATTGCAACACAAAATGACAATCAGTGCACTTGCCTTAGAATGCACCCCATGAAATTATAAATACTTAGTGATTTACAAAAAACAGCCACACCTCTGGAAGGGCTTCACAGAACAGAACCTTTCATGGGTTCTGTGAAACATGGGCGTGGCTGCCCTGTGGagactcaaccccccccccccccaactttgGGAAAACATCAAATGCCCCCCCACAATATTATCATGTTGTATTTGGTGATAATggtcagacctgggtaaaatatgtaatttttttcaattcaaatatATTTCCATACTTTATGGGCTTGTCTggggtattggaacctatgaaaatCCCACCTTTATTTTCCTCtttgttggctcaattgcaccaggcaagatccaAGATCCATAGAATGTATttgattccaaaacaattacgtatttgacccaggtctggtagtGTTTTCTGAAAGGAAATTTACAGTTTCCAAAAATCCTTGGCTACATCACAGAAACTTCAGTCCCAAGCAGTCAAAAGGCGCTTCTAGCAGCAGATGCTAACAGGCACTTGCTAACAGCCACTGCTAACAGGCCCTGCTAATAAGTGCTGCTAGCAGGTGCTGCTAACAGGCACCGCTAACAGGCCATGCTAACAGGCACCGCTAACAGGCCATGCTAACAGGCCCTTACTAACAGGCCATGCTAACTGGCGCATGCTAACAGGCCATGCTAACCGGCGCTTGCTAACAGGCATTGCTACCAGGTACTGCTAACAGGCAATGCTAACAGGCACCATCAACAGGCGATGCTAACAGGCTCTGCTAACAGGCACACTGCTAACAGGCGCTGCTGGAGTTGGAGGCCCTCAGGGCCAGGCTGGCGATGGACTTGACTGCGCAGGTGGAGAAGCGGTGGCACGCCCCAGCTCCGGAGATGTAGTTGGAGGCGATGTGGTGCAGCCGCTTGGCGCCGAAGGTGTGAAAGTGGCCCGGCAGCACCTGCTCCACCTCCTCCCCGTCCACCAGCTCCAGGAGCCTCCGGCAGCTGCGCACGTAGTCACTGACGCGGCTGTAGGGCAGCCAGTCGATCATGGCCCCGTCGTACGCCACGTCGCCGCTGAACAGCATCTTCCGCTCCTTGTCGTGGAGGCAGATGCTGCCCCGGGAGTGGCCGGGCATGTGCAGCACCGTCAGCTGCCGGTCCCCGAGGTTGATGACATCACCTGGAAACGCACAGAGAAGAAGCGCACCTTTTTCTCCGGACtgcactgcagcactgacacagcaaAAAGCTCTACTCGCACCCTTTTTTTTGCGCGAGTTAACAGGAAAAAAGGATGATAtggattattttgttttttagaaGGAGGACTAGTGAGAGGTGTGAGGAAAAGGCACTGCAGTGAGCGGAGGGCATCTCGGATGCTGGGAATCTATACGTCCACCTCCGTGTCCATCTCTCAATTTATATCGATCTCTATCAAGAGAGGCACATAGGCTGACGACACAAATTTTTAAAGCAGTACTACAGTTTACAGCAGATTAAGTCTTCACAGTCAAGTCGTTTCTGATTTGCCTGCTCTTGGTCTTTTATAGGAAAACAGAGCCAGCTATGTCCCCATTACAATGGACTTGATGGTATACTCTATAACCCGCCTCTGTTAATAAATCTGAAATGACTTCTCAGGGAACACAGTGCTTTGCCAGAAGAGATAGCTCCCTCCAAATGCATATGCACCAACTGTTAAGAGTGCTACTGCTTAATTAATGGACGCTATGACTTTAATGTGTCTACTTCTACTGAATGAAGGACATCCAAGGGTGTGCAAGTAATGCTAGCATGGCAAatgttgcacacacactcataaaagGGGAATATTGCAGAAGATTCTGTAATTCAGCCTGCACCCTGGCAACTTCCTGGCTGAAATCAAATATGTTGAAGTCCTGCTCCGAATCAAAATAGCCTCCACTCTGCACAAAAAGGGAGGGGTTACTCCTGTCTGCATTCAGTAATTCATTAACCTGAAGTCAATATCATTAGCCAGTTAAAGTGGAATTAGATCTTTTTAACACATTCATGCAGCTTTGTCGGCGATGCTATTTGTCCGGAGACTAAAATTGAGACTTCAATTGTGTTTTCAGTAAATTGGACAGGAAGAGGAATATCTTTCCACACCAAGTAAACCAATTTTCAAACCTAAGCGGGAGGGGTGGGACAATCGCTTCTTGGTGAGCTGCCAGTTTCTCTCTGCAATGTGAATTCCCACGTGACGGCACTCCAATCTGACATATTCGAAAGGCGTGTTACGCATTCCAAGTGGGTCTTGATTTCCGGTAACCGGGCGCAGTTGTATCAGTCAAGATTGCACTAATCTGATTTTGTATCGATCGGTATATTGTTCTTTGGATTTAGCAGCAGCCTTTTCTTGTGGCAGCAGGGCTTGTGTAGATCTCCATCCTGATATCTACACGAGCCCTGCAGATTTTAAACAGATTTTACGCATACATGTCGTTAGCATGTCGCCAGCTAACTGAAATTAACAGTGTTCGGACTTTAGTATTTAAACTTTTATGCCTTGATCAAGATTGAATTCAGACTATCTTACCCAGTCAGGTCGTATTACACATAGTGCACAATACTTCAAGCATTTGTCCTGCTACGGTATAATACGGTGCTcttgccaataataataataataataataataataataataataataataccttcCTGTAGTATGTGAGTTGGTTGTACAGCCTTGACTTTATATTGCCTGGCTCTCCATCCAGGAGACGGATCCCGGACAATCTCGCTATCGGACAACCAGGTCACCGTTTCGAAGTTGTCTCCGTTGGCCAGCGCATCCACCTCTGCCCTGTGAACGCCCACCTGTTGAAACTGATGCAGCCCACCCGAGTGATCGAAGTGGACGTGCGTCCCAATGGCGAGCAAAGGATTTTTTCGCTCTGGGTCATCTCCAAGCAATCCTTTAGCATTTAGATAATCTGGCAAACTTCTCAGTCCCAGACCTGTGTCTATAATAACGTCCTGGTGAGATCCACGAAGTAGCCAAATGTTTGCTCGGTTACCCGATTCGTAAAACCTCTCCTGGATCCAGAATAAACCTTCTCCAAGAGATTTGTGCGCATACCA containing:
- the mblac2 gene encoding metallo-beta-lactamase domain-containing protein 2, which produces MSATDWYAHKSLGEGLFWIQERFYESGNRANIWLLRGSHQDVIIDTGLGLRSLPDYLNAKGLLGDDPERKNPLLAIGTHVHFDHSGGLHQFQQVGVHRAEVDALANGDNFETVTWLSDSEIVRDPSPGWRARQYKVKAVQPTHILQEGDVINLGDRQLTVLHMPGHSRGSICLHDKERKMLFSGDVAYDGAMIDWLPYSRVSDYVRSCRRLLELVDGEEVEQVLPGHFHTFGAKRLHHIASNYISGAGACHRFSTCAVKSIASLALRASNSSSAC